One window from the genome of Pyxicephalus adspersus chromosome 6, UCB_Pads_2.0, whole genome shotgun sequence encodes:
- the CDH26 gene encoding cadherin-like protein 26, giving the protein MKSLPYLLVLLLVVVTAHVQQQQGGVQTRRKRHVNPAGSSVLLRRSKRRWVLTTIVLEENDPGPFPKKAGDLFNDRAENYSIKYLISGPGVDQAPEIGLFHINDLNGEVFVNRAIDREKTPMFVVHFDVAERLTGTILDRSLIFNVEVRDQNDNTPRFSQSIYNFTLKETTKFDSPVFQVIATDDDKEDSPNSDIYYYLIKQIPELPNVKFTVDPKNGLIRGEGCLNYEASNFIRLIVGAKDKGAVPLSNSTTVNIRIQDGNNNLPMFTGGNNYELSVREGELKNEILRLKVEDKDTPKTPAWTAKYKILTGNENENYNVTTDPETNEGILNIIKPLDFEGTPTKKLVITVENEEPYYSCENNKLRMDKAVTFSSVTVSINVIDSNDAPVFTPKVKVIRVKEGEKAGAVLGTFNATDSDKIPNKIRYKIANDPAGWMKVDENTGVVSTLQELDAESPFLNGTKYTALVYAIDDGDPPATGTGTIFLYVSDINDNTPELVTPYTYKCDHQLDVPFTVEATDKDKDPFAGPFRFDIPDHSRSMTETWKVKQVSDNSAEIVMLKSLAKGNYTIPFDIYDRQGTYRSQVLNVRVCYCPDQMNCEKMAPASYQLGGGAIGAIFGALLLFLLAICLLICFLCGSGKKKHMLPNDEGNQTLIKYNEEGGSALSQASPVTLIVAGNGTNDYGIKENEAVKRVMSNSLSQSQYQQREGESVGGMKTRGQYQFWETDGVGVGVAAGAGARRLTQNGTWTQQSQGTPGVLDTSYTSVWDFAVSSVSNIQTLTMNGCICIQQCCCIRLALDLL; this is encoded by the exons gTGGTAACGGCCCATGTACAGCAACAACAAGGAGGGGTCCAGACACGCAGAAAGCGG CATGTAAATCCAGCAGGAAGCTCAGTTCTACTGCGCCGTTCCAAGAGAAGATGGGTCCTCACTACAATCGTCTTGGAAGAGAATGATCCTGGACCCTTTCCAAAGAAAGCTGGAgat CTCTTCAATGACCGGGCAGAAAACTACTCCATCAAGTATCTGATCAGTGGTCCTGGAGTGGATCAAGCCCCAGAAATAGGCTTGTTTCATATTAATGATCTCAATGGGGAGGTGTTTGTAAACCGAGCTATCGACAGGGAGAAGACACCCATGTTTGTT GTACATTTTGATGTTGCAGAAAGATTAACTGGGACCATACTGGACAGATCTCTAATTTTTAATGTAGAAGTGAGGGACCAGAATGACAACACTCCCAGATTTTCCCAAAGCATTTATAATTTCACATTGAAAGAGACCACCAAGTTTG ATAGTCCAGTTTTCCAGGTCATAGCAACAGATGACGACAAAGAAGACAGCCCAAATTCtgacatttattattacttaatCAAGCAGATACCTGAACTTccaaatgtcaaattcactgttGATCCTAAAAATGGACTGATTCGTGGGGAAGGCTGCTTAAATTATGAG GCCTCAAACTTTATCAGACTAATTGTGGGGGCCAAAGACAAAGGAGCCGTGCCTTTATCCAACTCAACTACTGTTAACATACGCATTCAAGATGGGAATAACAATTTGCCAATGTTCACTGGTGGTAATAAC TATGAACTATCAGTTCGGGAGGGAGAGCTGAAGAATGAGATTCTGCGATTAAAAGTAGAAGATAAGGATACACCAAAAACTCCAGCCTGGACAGCAAAGTACAAAATATTGACTGGAAATGAGAATGAAAATTATAATGTGACCACTGATCCAGAAACAAATGAGGGAATTCTCAACATTATAAAG CCTTTGGATTTTGAAGGAACCCCCACTAAAAAACTTGTTATAACAGTTGAGAATGAAGAACCATACTATTCATGTGAAAATAACAAACTCAGAATGGACAAGGCAGTCACATTTTCAAGTGTAACTGTCTCAATCAATGTGATCGACTCAAATGATGCTCCTGTTTTCACTCCTAAAGTAAAAGTAATTCGTGTAAAAGAAGGTGAAAAGGCTGGGGCTGTCCTGGGGACATTCAACGCAACTGACTCAGACAAGATTCCCAACAAAATCAG GTATAAAATAGCAAACGACCCTGCAGGTTGGATGAAGGTGGACGAAAATACTGGTGTTGTTTCCACATTACAGGAACTGGACGCAGAATCTCCTTTTCTTAACGGAACTAAGTACACAGCGTTGGTCTATGCTATAGATGACG GTGACCCTCCAGCTACAGGAACTGGTACAATATTTCTCTATGTTTCTGATATAAATGACAACACACCGGAATTAGTCACTCCATATACCTACAAATGCGATCATCAGCTGGACGTTCCCTTCACTGTTGAGGCTACAGACAAAGATAAGGACCCATTTGCTGGACCATTCAGGTTTGACATTCCTGATCATTCTAGAAGTATGACTGAAACTTGGAAAGTCAAGCAAGTCTCTG ATAACTCTGCAGAAATTGTAATGCTAAAAAGCCTAGCAAAAGGGAACTACACCATTCCATTCGATATTTATGATAGACAGGGCACATACAGAAGCCAAGTCCTGAATGTCAGGGTGTGCTACTGCCCAGACCAGATGAACTGTGAGAAGATGGCGCCGGCATCATATCAGTTGGGGGGTGGGGCAATTGGAGCCATCTTTGGAGCTTTGTTACTGTTCTTGT TGGCAATATGTTTGCTCATCTGCTTCCTCTGCGgttctgggaaaaaaaagcatatgttaCCAAATGATGAAGGAAACCAAACTCTTATCAAGTATAATGAAGAGGGAGGAAGTGCACTGTCCCAG GCAAGCCCAGTTACtctgattgttgctggaaatggtaCCAATGATTACGGCATaaag gaaaatgaaGCAGTGAAGCGAGTGATGTCTAATAGTTTGTCTCAATCACAATATCAACAGAGGGAAGGA GAAAGTGTTGGAGGAATGAAGACGCGGGGACAGTATCAGTTCTGGGAGACT GACGGTGTTGGTGTGGGGGTGGCAGCTGGAGCTGGTGCAAGGCGTCTGACACAAAATGGAACTTGGACGCAA caGAGTCAAGGAACCCCGGGAGTATTAGACACCAGTTACACATCC